A genome region from Deltaproteobacteria bacterium includes the following:
- a CDS encoding hydroxyacid dehydrogenase — MSRTVFYEVTPTERPTLEALMKGEQALYTDKLLTRETAALAAGAAVVSVFIVSQVNAGVLGALPDVKLIATRSTGYDHIDLNACRSRNVVVANVPSYGSNTVAEHTFGLILALSRRIAVTFQRVRLGEFSREGLCGFDLRGKTLGVIGTGRIGSHVIRIGKAFGMNVIAHDGHPDERLSAAMDFGYVPLDDLLTRSHVVSLHCPYTPESHHLINEKSLARMQKGTLLINTARGGLVDTRALLGALRSGHLGGAGLDVLEEEKSIFEEREVLADSYDREKLELLVQNHALLKLPNVIITPHNAFNSEEALHRILETTVSNIHACLAGTPVNVVTG, encoded by the coding sequence ATGTCCAGAACTGTCTTTTACGAAGTTACCCCGACTGAACGCCCCACCCTTGAGGCACTCATGAAGGGCGAACAGGCGCTCTATACGGACAAGCTGCTCACCCGGGAAACGGCTGCCCTCGCCGCTGGTGCGGCTGTGGTCTCCGTGTTCATTGTCTCGCAGGTTAATGCCGGAGTCCTTGGGGCATTACCTGACGTCAAGCTCATCGCCACACGATCTACCGGCTACGACCATATTGACCTCAACGCGTGCAGGAGCCGGAACGTCGTCGTGGCCAATGTCCCGTCATACGGTTCCAACACGGTGGCGGAGCACACCTTCGGCCTGATCCTCGCCCTCTCCCGGCGGATCGCCGTCACTTTCCAGCGTGTCAGGCTGGGAGAGTTTTCACGGGAAGGGCTGTGTGGTTTCGACCTGCGCGGGAAAACCCTTGGAGTCATTGGAACCGGACGGATCGGCAGCCATGTGATCCGGATCGGGAAAGCCTTCGGCATGAATGTGATCGCCCATGACGGACACCCTGACGAGCGGCTGTCCGCGGCGATGGACTTCGGCTACGTTCCGCTGGACGACCTCCTCACTCGCTCCCATGTGGTGAGTCTGCACTGTCCCTATACTCCCGAAAGCCACCACCTGATCAATGAAAAGTCACTCGCCCGGATGCAGAAGGGTACGCTTCTCATCAACACCGCCAGAGGCGGGCTCGTAGATACTCGCGCACTGCTGGGCGCCCTCAGGTCCGGCCATCTGGGCGGCGCCGGACTGGATGTTCTTGAAGAAGAAAAATCGATTTTCGAGGAGCGCGAAGTGCTGGCCGACAGTTACGACCGGGAAAAACTGGAACTTCTCGTTCAGAACCACGCCCTGCTCAAGCTGCCCAACGTCATCATTACCCCACACAACGCCTTCAACAGCGAAGAGGCCCTTCACCGCATCCTTGAAACCACTGTTTCCAACATCCACGCCTGCCTTGCCGGAACCCCCGTAAACGTGGTCACCGGATAG
- the ppsA gene encoding phosphoenolpyruvate synthase, with product MPQYIRWFEDISIADVPLVGGKNASLGEMVRELSSQGVKVPPGFAVTADAYTSLIETRSVGQEIERILKGLDTHDVADLARRGQKIRTLIRETPLPDAVRTDIVEAYRQLSKRTGVDDIDVAVRSSATAEDLPDASFAGQQETFLNVRGEADLLVACQNCFASLYTDRAISYRVNKGFRHSQVRLSIVVQQMVRSDLGSAGVIFTLDTESGFRDVVFVTSAWGLGENVVSGKVDPDEFVVLKPTLRMGKQPILRRTAGAKQFKLVYAGQGTRRTRDVEVSKADRERLSLSDADVIQLSRWACIIEDHYTRKHGRDTPMDIEWGRDGRTGELYILQARPETVQANRRVAEMVTYELEERSKVLAIGRAVGSMIGAGPVRVIQSVNELGSFRPGEVLVADMTDPDWEPVMKKAAAIVTNRGGRTCHAAIVSRELGVPCVVGTGEGTTLLGTGTSVTVSCSEGEEGRIYDGILKFRRTTLDLSHLKAPRTKVYCILGNPDQALKTAMLPVSGVGLAREEFIINEYVKVHPMALVHYDRLKDTEARNAIARLTRGYENDRTRFFVDRLSEGVGMIAGAFYPRPVIVRLSDFKTNEYANLLGGRDFEPEEENPMIGFRGASRYYHERYREGFRLECLALKRVRDEMGLTNLKIMVPFCRTPGEGERVIAEMATHGLKQGENGLGIYVMCEIPSNVIAADLFGKIFDGFSIGSNDLTQLTLGVDRDSAIVSGLFDERLEPVKRMLAAAIDGAHKAGRPIGICGQAPSDYPEICRFLVERGIDSISLNPDSIMKGIQSVLDAEKSLGLAG from the coding sequence ATGCCCCAGTATATCCGCTGGTTCGAAGACATCTCCATTGCCGACGTTCCCCTGGTCGGAGGCAAGAATGCATCGCTGGGTGAAATGGTCCGGGAGTTGAGTTCCCAGGGCGTTAAGGTTCCCCCCGGTTTCGCTGTAACGGCCGACGCCTATACGTCGCTGATCGAAACCCGCAGCGTTGGCCAAGAGATAGAGCGCATACTGAAGGGGCTGGATACCCATGACGTCGCAGACCTCGCACGTCGGGGGCAGAAAATCCGCACGCTTATCCGTGAGACACCCCTTCCGGATGCTGTCCGCACGGATATCGTCGAGGCTTACCGGCAGCTTTCCAAGCGTACAGGCGTGGATGATATTGATGTCGCCGTCCGTTCTTCCGCCACGGCGGAAGACCTGCCTGATGCCTCATTCGCCGGCCAGCAGGAAACGTTCCTGAACGTGCGTGGCGAGGCCGATCTCCTTGTGGCCTGCCAGAACTGTTTTGCGTCGCTGTATACGGACCGGGCCATCAGTTACCGCGTGAACAAGGGTTTCAGGCACTCGCAGGTGCGGCTGTCAATTGTCGTGCAGCAGATGGTCCGTTCCGATCTTGGAAGTGCCGGAGTGATCTTCACGCTGGACACGGAGTCCGGCTTCCGTGATGTGGTGTTTGTTACGAGCGCATGGGGACTTGGCGAAAATGTGGTCTCCGGCAAGGTCGATCCCGACGAGTTTGTCGTGCTCAAGCCGACGCTCAGGATGGGGAAACAGCCGATTCTCCGGCGTACGGCTGGCGCAAAGCAGTTCAAGCTGGTTTACGCGGGACAGGGCACACGGCGAACGCGTGATGTCGAGGTGTCGAAGGCCGACCGGGAGCGTCTCTCCCTAAGCGATGCCGATGTTATCCAGCTTTCCCGGTGGGCCTGCATCATCGAGGATCACTATACCCGGAAACACGGGCGCGACACACCAATGGACATCGAGTGGGGCCGCGATGGGCGCACGGGGGAACTCTATATCCTTCAGGCCCGGCCCGAAACTGTCCAGGCCAACCGGCGGGTGGCAGAAATGGTCACCTACGAACTGGAGGAACGCTCGAAGGTTCTGGCTATCGGCCGCGCTGTGGGGTCGATGATCGGCGCTGGTCCGGTCCGGGTCATCCAGTCAGTGAATGAACTGGGCAGCTTCAGGCCGGGAGAAGTGCTGGTCGCCGACATGACCGATCCCGACTGGGAACCGGTCATGAAGAAGGCAGCCGCCATTGTCACCAACCGGGGTGGCCGGACCTGTCATGCCGCCATTGTGAGCCGCGAACTCGGTGTTCCCTGCGTGGTCGGAACCGGAGAAGGTACCACGCTGCTGGGAACCGGTACGTCCGTCACGGTGAGTTGCTCCGAGGGCGAGGAAGGCCGGATATACGACGGCATCCTGAAGTTCCGCCGCACGACACTGGACCTCTCCCATCTGAAGGCGCCCCGGACGAAAGTCTACTGCATCCTCGGCAATCCGGATCAGGCCCTGAAGACCGCCATGCTGCCAGTCAGTGGCGTGGGGCTCGCCCGCGAGGAGTTCATCATCAATGAATACGTCAAGGTGCACCCCATGGCACTGGTTCACTACGACCGGCTGAAAGACACGGAAGCCCGCAACGCCATCGCGAGGCTCACCCGGGGCTACGAGAACGACCGGACCCGGTTCTTCGTGGACCGCCTCTCCGAGGGTGTCGGCATGATCGCGGGTGCATTCTACCCGCGCCCGGTGATTGTCCGGCTTTCGGACTTCAAGACCAACGAATATGCGAATCTCCTCGGTGGACGTGATTTCGAGCCGGAGGAAGAAAACCCGATGATCGGCTTCCGGGGGGCGTCCCGCTATTACCACGAACGCTACCGGGAAGGATTCCGCCTGGAATGCCTCGCCCTGAAACGCGTCCGCGACGAGATGGGCCTTACGAACCTCAAGATCATGGTGCCTTTCTGCCGCACTCCGGGAGAAGGCGAGCGGGTGATTGCCGAAATGGCCACGCACGGCCTGAAGCAGGGAGAAAATGGTCTCGGAATCTATGTCATGTGCGAGATCCCCTCGAACGTCATCGCTGCCGACCTGTTCGGAAAGATATTCGATGGGTTTTCAATCGGGTCGAATGACCTGACGCAACTGACCTTGGGTGTGGACCGTGACTCGGCTATCGTGAGCGGGCTGTTCGACGAACGGCTGGAGCCGGTCAAACGCATGCTGGCTGCTGCCATTGATGGCGCACACAAGGCCGGCCGTCCCATCGGCATTTGCGGTCAGGCCCCCAGCGACTATCCCGAAATCTGCCGGTTCCTGGTGGAAAGGGGCATTGATTCCATTTCCCTCAATCCTGATTCCATCATGAAGGGAATCCAGTCCGTTCTTGATGCCGAGAAATCACTTGGCCTTGCGGGATAG
- a CDS encoding ribonuclease HII: MPVDPDFDRRFRSGIPVTAFLAGVDEAGRGPLAGPVVAAAVILDPDASPIAGVDDSKALRHEVRLELAAVIRERALSFAVCEASVEEIDRHNILRASLLAMRRAIEALDRPVGLALIDGNRLTDALVRQQYVIKGDSRSPSIASASILAKVHRDLLMSDLAERYPEYGFDRHKGYPTASHREAIRKNGPCPIHRRTFRGVKEFLP; encoded by the coding sequence ATGCCGGTAGACCCCGACTTCGACCGCCGGTTCCGGTCCGGGATCCCGGTGACCGCATTTCTGGCCGGTGTTGATGAGGCCGGGCGTGGCCCGCTTGCAGGCCCGGTTGTGGCAGCGGCGGTGATTCTCGATCCGGATGCTTCCCCGATTGCCGGTGTTGATGACTCCAAGGCACTCAGGCACGAGGTACGGCTGGAACTGGCGGCGGTTATCCGTGAGCGGGCACTTTCCTTTGCGGTCTGCGAGGCGAGCGTCGAGGAGATCGACCGGCACAACATTCTCCGGGCATCACTGCTGGCCATGCGGCGGGCCATCGAAGCGCTGGACCGGCCGGTGGGACTGGCGCTTATTGACGGAAACCGGCTCACCGACGCACTGGTGCGCCAGCAGTATGTGATAAAGGGCGATTCCAGGAGTCCGTCTATTGCGTCGGCCAGTATCCTGGCCAAGGTTCACCGGGATCTTCTCATGTCGGATCTGGCTGAACGTTATCCGGAATACGGATTCGACCGGCACAAGGGCTATCCGACTGCTTCTCACCGGGAAGCGATCCGGAAAAATGGCCCTTGTCCCATTCACCGGCGCACGTTCCGGGGGGTCAAGGAGTTCCTGCCATGA
- a CDS encoding YraN family protein, whose protein sequence is MSPKPSSSAGKPAPGSGPRKNLGARGEDAAAIWLARKGWQIVERNWNCALGELDIIARDGETYVFVEVRTKSGREFGSGIESVTPGKVKKLIRLAEAYVQSGGIRDVPLRIDVIGVDEAPDGTYAFEHVPNVTGY, encoded by the coding sequence ATGAGCCCGAAACCTTCTTCGTCAGCAGGGAAACCCGCGCCCGGTTCCGGACCCCGTAAAAACCTCGGTGCACGGGGTGAAGACGCAGCCGCCATCTGGCTTGCGCGCAAGGGCTGGCAGATCGTTGAGCGGAACTGGAACTGCGCCCTTGGCGAACTGGACATCATCGCCCGCGACGGTGAAACGTATGTTTTCGTGGAGGTCCGCACGAAATCAGGCCGTGAATTCGGAAGCGGAATCGAATCGGTCACGCCGGGCAAGGTGAAAAAGCTGATTCGTCTGGCCGAGGCCTATGTCCAGTCGGGCGGCATCAGGGATGTGCCGCTGCGGATCGATGTGATTGGCGTGGATGAGGCTCCCGACGGGACCTATGCGTTCGAGCATGTGCCGAACGTAACAGGATATTAG